ATAAATCGAATAAAATCTTTCAGCAATTGCATTTAAGACTTGATGAAAgaactaataaaaacattgaacccaacaaaactttaaaaattaatatatttaatatagataataaaaaaagtttcttatTGTTTTAGTAAAAAACTAGGCCCTATAAAAGTAATAGGTATGACACACGAATCTGGATGTGTTATGGTATCTGCACATTGTTTTTTagatgttgaaaactactttgAAGAGCCTTTAGAATCGTCATCTAGTTTAGGTATTTTAGGAGCGAAGAGATTAgataaaaatgtattcaaaattaaaaaagacgacatagtttacaaaaatttcTCTATTCCACATGAGGGCAAGTTTCTTCTTATACCAATTCTACaccatttatttcataaattttcaaattaggtttataaagtatttatgtacatatatttttctcggcTCGGCTAATAATATTGTGTAATAacgttttcttaaatatttgaaaaaagaatTTTGATACTGCCAATTTTTATTTCCCAATTAGAGGGAAAATATATTTGACGAAATTGACTTGGAGGACTGTCCAACAATGTCTTCAACTACCGCAAGAGGTATATTTCGTTTCAATATATtgttacttttttgttattttagagCAGTTCAAAAAAACCTGTGGAAGGAAACGGTTATCTAAcacacatataatttatttctttaaatttctttaatattttatgtttccGCCCTTTTTCCAGAGGTTATTGACATGTTAACCACTATTTCtaaacaatttgaatgaaaatgtAAGATTACAACAgtttttaaatgcataaaatatcatttttcTCTAAATGTCCCTTTGATTCTTTTCCATATTATTCATAAAAGTGAAGAAATGGCACAACATAAAACGGTCCGCgaatagggatgcaaacgatgtatcgatgtttttgatgctttattacattggaattcgatttttgtaaaatacggagaattcgttaagggaatgtgcgcttgggcaatactgcggttacttttatgatttactccattttaaagatgctatggctaaaagaaatacttttttttgtttcataaaaaaatcaaaaaatcgcgctgatacaacggaatcttcggatgagtgtcaAACAGAATActagtttgatatttggaaccagaataaacatttggtccaccaaaaggtgaaatgtaagctgtcaaatttatctacaattacagagacggaaggttgaagagaaagccAATAgcgtttgggttgacatgaatactgtgtttccggagttgtataaataggcttattaatatttaaatattgtggccacttcagtgccgagtaaacgaacGTTTtttaaacccagggcaactatcacgcagaagtcaaatcgaaaagaaatgacagtgaaaaaactttctatgccgttgttttgaaattctgttattaattgagaaaaaactttaacatacatataattctaagtgaaataaaatgtatcaaaaaaaaaagtaaaaaaagtttaaaaatacaacgatgtttcgatgtatcgatgttttaatgtccgatgtttttgatttcgatgggttttgaagaaacatcgatacatcgaaccatcgatgtttcatttcacgatgtttgcatccctatctGTGAATGCAAGGTCCTCATCCGCAAAATTCATCAATCGGTATGCCGAATGACTGGTAAAGAAGTCGACAACGTTGAAACCGAATATACGCTTGATGCAGCTTTGGAAATGgacgaaaaatttaaatgcgACGAATTTGCTGCTGCAACGgtaaacaatatataaatattttttcaataaacaattaaatatttacacactatttttttatttacagaaaCAATTCGTTTTGAGACTAAAAGGTACCTCAGATAGTGTACATGATGATGATAgacttgtttatttatgtaactgGGACTGTAGGGGTGGGAAGCAACCTCTCTCCAAATTCCTGCtagttttcaacattttatacgataaatgctgtttttttttatttaatatggatTGGCAACATTCGAAAAACAAGGATTTATAGGAAGAGTAAAGCTGAGGAGtgaatcatttaaatatttaacaataagttatatgtatttattatattactaaaaataattttttaatacactaAATTATAAGACAGCAATGTGAATTatgaattgaattcaaaataacaaattaacaatgaattatttattttaatttaaactacaatgtaatttttgttaaaaagaatttgagaaaaattaaatataaaataaacaacaaaaaatcttttattttgagaATCGAAGACGAGCCTCACGGAATACTAAGCCGTGTGTTTAACCACTAGGCTAATATAGCATGCATCGACGAGCTATCCTAAAAGCAGTTTTCTCCACTAGCCTTCAATTTCACCAAAGTGTGAGAAGGGAggatatagttttattgtaaCAGAAAGCGTGTGCTCAAGAAGGTGACAAAAAAACACATGTATACAAAAGTTTTGGAAGGTTTTTTGATTTGCCCTTAAGAACGTGATAGGAAAGTGTGACAATTAAACCGGCATGTCACTAGGTAACATGACCATCACTGTTCTAACGAGGTGATTatttaacagccctattctgaaaaaacctcataactgagATGAGAGGAAAATTTTTAGAGATTCCTTGTAAGGCATATTTTGTGAAGCaattctggctcgaacctcataataaaaaattttaaaaagtcacCACGTGAGGTGAAAAGGATTTtgctgttttaataaaaataaacaagtacaAATATTGAAAGAACAACTTAGGAGGAGCTACaacattatacatttttttttttcaagcagCATCCTGAGCTGCAACGGAGGAAGCTAACTCCGACCAACCCTCAAGAGCTCCAAATGATTTGGTCCGATCGGAGTTAgcagatataaatataaatactatatgTACTTTACTAAAGTTATTTTGCTCTAGAGTTCAATTCCGGATGATTGTCCGtccgataaccgaaaacctataaagagctataaccaagccataaaataagctatgaaagttgaatttggtacaaaggatcgttataagaaggggcatatttggattaatttttttgggaaagtgggagtGACCACGCCCCCTACTactatttttgtacatatctcgtaaactactaaagctatatcaacgaaactttcagaagtcgtttttttcaaacatttctttataagtctaaaaatggagataatcggattataaccacgcctacctcccatacaaaggctatgttgaaaactactaataatgctttaattcagtaaggaaaaccaccagaaatcgTAAATTTAggtataaagatggtacagaagggctgcactcaaaattatatcaaaaaattttaaatgggcgtatctcggcccacttatgggtccaaagTCATATCTCAGAATCTCtccgaccaatttcaatgaaattcggttcataatatattcttggcttcacaatgatatgttatgaaaatagtccaaatcggttcacagtcacgcctacttcccatatacaagAATTTTGAATTCGATCTGAATCTTTTACATTACaacaaatactgaatttatagtAATCGGAACATAAGTATTCGTATATgggatattttgaagaaattcagaggaaatattcttcttcttctgccaaaaatgattgaaatcaggccataacttcccctagctcccatatacctaatattagggttttcaaacattcaatggacttatTACTATtaacatatatgccgaatatgtgagtcacaTTGtgtgttataataataattttaaataaataaataaattgagagagtataaaatgtttggttacatccgaacttactTGTTTGGTTTGTATTTGATGCATTGTCCGTCCATGAGTGAGTTTGTTTTGGGttagttaataaatattgtaaaaattaaataaataatgtaagttagtaaaaataaataaataataaatatatacagatttatttaaacatatgtatacacacaggACCGTCTTAAGCCAAGCTGGGGCCCTTAGGCACACAAGAATTCGGGGCcctttttgaaagtaaaaaaacgaCTTAtactaaaattgttttttacatttaataaaggTAATCAAATACAGTTCTGTTGAGCAAAATCCTCTATTACAtctttaaagtcaatttttttctatgtacatAATTGACAAACTACTCAGTCCTTCTTGTAACATTGTTGTTcgcaattcattttttattctctTAAGCTGCGAAAATGACCGCTCTCCACTACAATTGGTAACCATAAGACAAAGGAATATTCTAGTAGCAATTTCTACGTTTGGAAAAGTTTCTTCCAATTTATCTGATTTTATTAGGTTATGTAAGTTTGAGATATTTAAATCCGCTGATTGCTTTgctgtgttttttaaatattggctTAAATGAAAACATTCTGTTTTGAGCTCATCTGCATTAATGTCTTCAtgataaaattctgaaaattgtttgcattttttgatCAACTCGCCAGATTAAATTGTTGTTAACTGACAAAGAAAACTAAATCGGTTATAAATTTCTTAGTATGCTGCCAGATATATTTGACCAGATATATTTGATGCATTGTCATAGCTCTGCCCGCGACAATCTTTTATAGGAATATCAAggctttcaaaaaagtttaaaatggtATCTGCTATATATTGAGCATTATGTTTATCGATAgtcaaaaattacataaatctcTCAATAGGCTGTCCGTCTTTTACGTATCTAACTATGAAAGTTAGTTGGTCAACATGGGACTGATCTGGCGTAGAATCAACGCTAATAGAATAGTATTTTGCTGATTTAAGTTTTTTGACAATGGTTTTCATGGTCTTGCTGTcccattaaattaataaattaattacaaatatttgccgTTTCCAGGATTTCCGCGGTTTTGGACGTGATCAGCAAGAAAAGGATCAAATTCACTAATCAGTTCTAAGCATCCCAaataattcccattattttgcGATCCTAATGTCTCATTATCGCCACGAAAAGCAAGCCCTCTTGAAGCCAAAATTCCAATAGTTAATTTCTGTATTATATTGGAAAAGCAACTCAGTATCAGTTCGTCCAGTAGTTTTCATTCTTACAACATAATTCAGCACAAATTCCTTATTACCCTTAACATGTTACAAATTCCCTGAGTTCCTCTGTGTTCTCATGCTCTATCAATAAGTTACTATAATCCCTCGCCTTATTTGTTTCTTCAACCGTAAAAAACGAAGTAAGATTTGGAAGTTTTTCCGTTGTTTCTTTTTGAGCtgtaacttttttcttttttgtgaa
This portion of the Zeugodacus cucurbitae isolate PBARC_wt_2022May chromosome 3, idZeuCucr1.2, whole genome shotgun sequence genome encodes:
- the LOC128920519 gene encoding uncharacterized protein LOC128920519, giving the protein MFLISMGFEETSIHRTIDVSFHDVCIPICECKVLIRKIHQSVCRMTGKEVDNVETEYTLDAALEMDEKFKCDEFAAATKQFVLRLKGTSDSVHDDDRLVYLCNWDCRGGKQPLSKFLLVFNILYDKCCFFLFNMDWQHSKNKDL